One window of the Acaryochloris sp. CCMEE 5410 genome contains the following:
- a CDS encoding DUF1997 domain-containing protein, with translation MHSSKTQQDIEKQLVPCPEAGCISQSDSSSRFVQFISVTHPELEASLPQALHFKHQFKGQMDLKADKDTVMAYLDAHQGWFCRCAHPMKVEPVGSNGYILSLGRYGSFGFEVEPQIGLELLPQEEGVYRITTIPVQNKFDHCYQVDFQAAMYLNETSDPDDHSSPPQTSVEWDLALDVAIVFPQFILRLPRKMIQGAGDKLLQQIVRQISQRLTKKVQNDFHATHGI, from the coding sequence ATGCATTCATCCAAGACGCAGCAAGATATAGAGAAGCAGCTCGTTCCATGTCCTGAAGCAGGATGTATAAGTCAATCAGATTCTTCATCTAGGTTTGTTCAGTTTATCTCTGTCACCCATCCCGAACTTGAAGCTAGTTTGCCCCAAGCCCTCCATTTCAAACATCAGTTCAAAGGCCAAATGGACCTTAAGGCTGATAAGGACACGGTAATGGCCTATTTGGATGCTCATCAAGGCTGGTTCTGTCGATGTGCGCATCCCATGAAGGTAGAGCCAGTGGGGAGTAATGGATATATTCTCTCCTTGGGGCGGTATGGCTCCTTTGGGTTTGAAGTGGAACCCCAAATTGGCCTAGAGCTGCTCCCTCAAGAGGAAGGGGTTTACCGGATTACGACCATTCCTGTCCAGAATAAGTTTGATCACTGCTATCAAGTCGACTTTCAAGCTGCTATGTATTTGAACGAGACTTCTGATCCGGACGATCATTCATCTCCCCCCCAAACTTCGGTGGAATGGGACTTAGCTTTAGACGTTGCGATTGTGTTTCCTCAATTTATTCTTCGTCTCCCTCGCAAAATGATTCAAGGAGCAGGTGATAAGTTGCTACAGCAAATTGTTCGACAAATCTCCCAACGGCTGACGAAAAAGGTACAAAATGATTTCCATGCTACCCACGGTATCTAA